The proteins below are encoded in one region of Drosophila santomea strain STO CAGO 1482 chromosome 3R, Prin_Dsan_1.1, whole genome shotgun sequence:
- the LOC120453740 gene encoding uncharacterized protein LOC120453740, which produces MKEKKKSRRDPTTTLEQPETSGVVNTEGVQQNVDVQSSGEDDHAAPFILVDCAQYTVRSDLEAILSQIEKERMEKVQADIENNYFPMLDDMEPPAELDMPINLSSQALAKLKDAENERRFKEDLESLRIAAVEGEQLDTSISLSNTTKPQFKSLSDMTIEDGQLLLRTMASMGQMRCKLEQLKNVHEKTGSSESAPQVKGTTLIPPPGLRRQGTFEIKRKKDQQLGHPEVSTNPSVGQKENVPSACQGGKCEKVVSEADKIFSQIGDLLVRLQLQHEGSQVLDKGSSYAYMVTIKPDGGSSNCSVYAITKLKSQEVKEAHVENLKSSHTPLINISSPGDGVPKEASQLSTNTQYIDGSSIGPMPLHESPASRIKPPILRKISCSYLRAPNPVRYCHGRKKN; this is translated from the coding sequence AtgaaggagaagaagaaaagcCGCAGAGATCCAACCACAACACTTGAGCAACCTGAAACATCGGGGGTTGTCAACACGGAGGGTGTCCAGCAGAACGTGGATGTCCAATCCTCCGGGGAAGATGATCACGCTGCACCATTTATCCTGGTAGACTGTGCGCAATATACAGTTCGTTCGGATTTGGAAGCAATCCTTAGCCAAATAGAAAAGGAACGGATGGAAAAGGTTCAGGCAGATATAGAGAATAACTATTTTCCCATGCTGGACGATATGGAACCACCTGCAGAATTAGATATGCCCATTAACCTAAGCTCCCAGGCACTGGCCAAACTGAAAGATGCAGAGAATGAGCGCCGCTTCAAGGAGGATCTGGAGAGTCTTAGGATTGCAGCAGTGGAGGGGGAGCAGCTAGATACTTCCATTAGCCTTAGCAACACCACTAAGCCCCAGTTCAAGTCCCTGTCCGACATGACAATAGAAGACGGCCAGCTATTGCTTCGGACCATGGCAAGTATGGGACAGATGCGCTGCAAGTTGGAGCAGCTCAAAAATGTGCACGAGAAAACTGGGTCATCAGAATCGGCTCCACAGGTAAAAGGCACAACCTTGATTCCCCCGCCAGGCCTGCGTCGGCAGGGCACCTTCGAAATCAAACGTAAAAAGGACCAACAGTTGGGTCATCCTGAGGTTTCCACCAACCCatcagttggccaaaaggaaaatgtacCATCAGCTTGCCAGGGAGGAAAATGCGAGAAAGTTGTTTCAGAGGCCGACAAGATTTTCAGCCAGATTGGCGATCTGCTCGTCAGACTGCAACTCCAACACGAGGGCAGCCAAGTCCTGGACAAGGGATCCTCTTACGCCTACATGGTGACCATAAAGCCAGATGGAGGATCCTCCAATTGCTCAGTTTATGCAATTACAAAACTCAAATCCCAGGAAGTGAAGGAGGCGCATGTCGAGAATCTAAAAAGTTCACACACTCCATTGATCAACATTTCATCCCCTGGTGATGGAGTACCAAAGGAGGCTTCTCAGCTGTCCACTAACACACAATATATCGATGGAAGCTCCATTGGGCCGATGCCCCTTCACGAATCGCCAGCCTCCAGGATCAAACCACCTATTTTGCGCAAGATATCCTGTTCCTATCTAAGGGCACCTAACCCAGTCAGATATTGCCATGGCAGGAAGAAAAACTAG